A window from Lactiplantibacillus pentosus encodes these proteins:
- the sufB gene encoding Fe-S cluster assembly protein SufB, translating into MSEVPDVVKNDRDYEYGFHDDVQPAYSTGRGLTEETVREISAAKHEPQWMLDYRLNAYHEYLKMPMPKFGPDLTKLDLKDMLYYQKMTDKKFRDWDEVPADLKRTFDRLGVPEAERKYLAGSSAQYESEVVYHNMRQDFEKLGIIFTDTDTALHDYPELFKKWFGKLVKPTDNKFAALNAAVWSGGSFIYVPKGVQTKTPIQSYFRLNAENSGQFERTLIIVEDGASVDYVEGCTAPNYSSDSLHAAVVEVNVEPNAYCRYTTIQNWSDNVYSLETKRAAAAENATMEWVDGNLGSKVTMKYPSVYLNGEGARGTMLSIAVASNGIHQDSGARMIHNAKNTSSSIVSKSIAKTGGATDYRGTVRFAKHSDGSKAHVECDTIIMDDQSSSNTIPYNEIDSANVAMEHEAKVSKISEEQLYYLMSRGISEAKATEMIIMGFVEPFTKQLPMEYAVELNRLISFEMEGSIG; encoded by the coding sequence ATGAGTGAAGTACCTGACGTGGTCAAAAATGACCGTGATTATGAATATGGGTTCCATGATGATGTGCAGCCAGCTTATTCGACTGGCCGTGGCCTAACAGAGGAGACGGTGCGCGAGATCTCAGCGGCCAAGCACGAACCACAATGGATGCTAGATTATCGGCTGAACGCTTATCATGAATATTTGAAGATGCCGATGCCGAAGTTTGGTCCTGACTTGACCAAGCTGGATTTGAAGGACATGTTGTACTACCAGAAGATGACGGACAAGAAGTTCCGTGACTGGGATGAAGTGCCTGCTGATTTGAAACGGACGTTTGACCGGCTGGGTGTGCCGGAAGCTGAACGTAAATATTTGGCCGGTTCATCCGCTCAATACGAATCCGAAGTGGTTTATCACAACATGCGTCAAGATTTCGAAAAGCTTGGCATCATTTTTACGGATACTGATACGGCCTTACACGACTATCCAGAACTCTTCAAGAAGTGGTTCGGCAAGCTCGTTAAGCCAACCGATAACAAGTTTGCGGCCCTAAATGCTGCCGTTTGGTCCGGGGGCTCATTTATTTACGTGCCGAAGGGTGTACAGACCAAGACGCCAATTCAATCCTACTTCCGCTTAAACGCCGAAAACTCCGGTCAATTTGAACGGACCTTGATCATCGTGGAAGACGGCGCCAGTGTGGATTACGTTGAAGGTTGTACGGCACCTAACTATTCATCAGATAGTTTGCATGCCGCCGTCGTGGAAGTCAACGTTGAACCCAACGCTTATTGCCGCTATACGACGATTCAAAATTGGTCGGATAACGTGTACAGTTTGGAAACCAAACGGGCTGCGGCCGCTGAAAACGCGACGATGGAATGGGTCGACGGTAACTTAGGTTCTAAAGTCACGATGAAGTACCCGAGCGTTTATTTGAACGGTGAAGGTGCGCGTGGCACGATGTTGTCGATTGCGGTCGCTAGCAACGGGATTCACCAAGATTCTGGGGCGCGGATGATCCACAACGCCAAGAACACGTCCAGTTCGATCGTTTCCAAATCGATCGCCAAGACCGGCGGGGCCACTGATTACCGTGGGACGGTGCGGTTCGCCAAACATTCTGACGGCTCCAAGGCCCACGTGGAATGTGACACGATCATCATGGATGACCAATCCTCATCGAACACGATTCCGTATAACGAAATTGATAGTGCCAACGTTGCCATGGAACACGAAGCCAAAGTTTCGAAGATTTCGGAAGAACAACTCTATTACTTGATGAGTCGTGGGATTTCAGAAGCTAAGGCCACTGAAATGATCATCATGGGCTTCGTTGAACCATTTACCAAGCAATTACCAATGGAATACGCGGTCGAATTGAACCGGTTGATTAGTTTTGAAATGGAAGGTTCAATCGGTTAA